The following proteins are encoded in a genomic region of Xanthomonas cassavae CFBP 4642:
- a CDS encoding DUF6630 family protein, translated as MPDNSADYEDDEGLQPEGDEDDVDDHPARVWNLLVLINPGDEDTALGQFDTWREAQADADDDGDDAWLWTLKDVIDWRSGFYVDWKDTDSFIAAIDELSARWNLRIDWGGDLDDEDFAGNLDVPDLMAVAFDRLREHGYSLWNWNTGGDAYAGWIALSRDDDAMLALTSLLGVEVRLGNEAF; from the coding sequence ATGCCCGACAACAGTGCCGATTACGAAGACGACGAAGGCCTGCAGCCCGAAGGCGACGAAGACGATGTCGACGACCATCCGGCGCGGGTCTGGAACCTGCTGGTGCTGATCAACCCGGGCGACGAAGACACCGCCTTGGGTCAGTTCGATACCTGGCGCGAGGCGCAGGCCGACGCAGACGACGACGGCGATGACGCCTGGCTGTGGACGCTGAAGGACGTGATCGACTGGCGCTCGGGCTTCTATGTCGACTGGAAGGACACCGATTCGTTCATCGCCGCCATCGACGAGCTCAGCGCGCGCTGGAACCTGCGCATCGACTGGGGCGGCGACTTGGACGACGAAGACTTCGCCGGTAACCTCGACGTGCCCGACCTGATGGCCGTGGCCTTCGACCGCCTGCGCGAGCACGGCTATTCGCTGTGGAACTGGAATACCGGCGGCGACGCCTATGCCGGCTGGATTGCGCTCAGCCGCGACGACGACGCCATGCTGGCGCTGACCTCGCTGTTGGGGGTGGAAGTGCGGCTGGGGAATGAAGCGTTCTGA
- a CDS encoding DUF3297 family protein has protein sequence MSDTPPDHLAIDPRSPFHDADALNRGIGVRFNGVERDNVEEYSMSEGWIKVQVGKARDRRGNPMTMKVKGEVVAYYLDTKTDAAPATE, from the coding sequence ATGAGCGATACCCCTCCCGATCACCTGGCCATCGACCCACGCAGCCCGTTCCACGATGCCGACGCCCTCAACCGCGGCATCGGCGTGCGCTTCAACGGTGTCGAACGCGACAACGTGGAGGAATACTCGATGAGCGAAGGCTGGATCAAGGTGCAGGTCGGCAAGGCCCGCGACCGCCGAGGCAACCCGATGACGATGAAGGTCAAGGGCGAGGTCGTCGCGTATTACCTGGATACCAAGACCGACGCGGCGCCTGCTACCGAATAA
- a CDS encoding ABC transporter permease, with protein sequence MNLHAIAAIYRFEMARAFRTLTQSIASPVLSTSLYFVVFGAAIGSRMGDIDGISYGAFIIPGLVMLSLLNESISNASFGIYMPRWAGTIYEVLSAPVAWWEIVLGYVGAAATKSVMLGLLILLTARLFVPYEIAHPVWMLGFLVLTALTFSLFGFIIGIWADGFEKLQVIPLMVVTPLTFLGGSFYSINMLPPLWQKVTLFNPVVYLISGFRWSFYGKADVHIAVSTGMTFLFLLVCLGVVAAIFRSGYRLKA encoded by the coding sequence ATGAACCTGCATGCGATTGCCGCGATCTACCGTTTCGAAATGGCGCGCGCCTTCCGCACGCTGACCCAGTCGATCGCCTCGCCGGTGTTGTCGACCTCGTTGTACTTCGTGGTGTTCGGTGCGGCGATCGGCTCGCGCATGGGCGATATCGACGGCATCAGCTACGGCGCCTTCATCATCCCCGGCCTGGTGATGTTGTCGCTGCTCAACGAGAGCATCTCCAATGCCTCATTCGGCATCTACATGCCGCGCTGGGCCGGCACGATTTACGAGGTGCTGTCCGCGCCGGTGGCATGGTGGGAAATCGTGCTCGGTTACGTGGGTGCAGCAGCCACCAAGTCGGTGATGCTGGGGCTGTTGATCCTGCTCACCGCGCGGCTGTTCGTGCCATACGAGATCGCCCACCCGGTGTGGATGCTGGGCTTTCTGGTGCTCACCGCGCTGACCTTCAGCCTGTTCGGTTTCATTATCGGCATCTGGGCCGATGGCTTCGAGAAACTGCAGGTGATTCCGCTGATGGTGGTGACGCCGCTGACCTTCCTGGGTGGCAGCTTCTATTCGATCAACATGCTGCCGCCGCTGTGGCAGAAGGTCACCCTGTTCAATCCGGTGGTGTACCTGATCAGCGGGTTCCGCTGGAGCTTCTACGGCAAGGCCGACGTGCACATCGCGGTGAGTACCGGCATGACGTTCCTGTTCCTGCTGGTGTGCCTGGGCGTGGTGGCGGCGATCTTCCGCAGCGGCTATCGCCTCAAGGCGTGA